A genomic window from Syngnathus typhle isolate RoL2023-S1 ecotype Sweden linkage group LG18, RoL_Styp_1.0, whole genome shotgun sequence includes:
- the fbxl15 gene encoding F-box/LRR-repeat protein 15 isoform X1, which produces MFRRMRTVLLCAPATTGVSRCRLLTLPWEDVLVAHILSYLPLRQLVALQRVSKEFHTLIRLFFAKSTSLELVGPCVPKEAFCSLVKDNSGLLKLSLESCSSWLTDEELLPVISRNRRLLTVGLSDCVGLTRHSLGALSLTCLHLRHLAVARCEFVDGPSLRSLADHFGELRSLDLSGCSRLKDDSICYLAKKCVRLAFLSLAVNESITGEAVEEVAKNCRGLEHLDLSCCLRVRDHAIRTVAEYCPKLQSLKVKHCRHVTESSLELLRKRNVLVDIPPPSGSLSLVVHSGPYVNIQQRLKIFLGKSFLNQSGLAHLWI; this is translated from the exons ATGTTTAGAAGAATGAGAACTGTTTTGCTGTGTGCACCGGCGACAACTGGAGTCAG CAGGTGTCGCCTTTTGACGTTACCATGGGAGGACGTACTGGTTGCACATATTTTATCCTATTTACCTTTGAGACAGCTTGTGGCCTTGCAAAGAGTGAGCAAGGAATTCCACACGCTCATTCGACTCTTCTTTGCCAAAAGCACGAGTCTTGAGCTA GTTGGACCTTGCGTTCCAAAGGAGGCCTTTTGCTCTCTGGTGAAGGACAACAGCGGTCTCCTCAAGCTGTCACTTGAGAGCTGCTCCTCCTGGCTGACGGACGAAGAGCTGCTCCCCGTGATCAGCCGGAACCGGCGTCTGCTGACAGTGGGCTTGAGCGACTGCGTGGGCCTTACCCGCCACTCACTGGGGGCCTTGTCTTTGACTTGCTTACACCTACGGCACCTCGCTGTGGCCCGCTGCGAATTCGTGGATGGCCCGTCCCTGCGCAGCCTGGCCGACCACTTCGGGGAGTTGCGCTCGCTCGACCTCAGCGGCTGCAGCCGGCTGAAGGATGACTCCATCTGCTACCTGGCCAAGAAGTGTGTGCGGTTAGCCTTTCTGTCTTTGGCTGTCAATGAAAGTATCACAGGTGAGGCAGTGGAGGAGGTCGCCAAAAACTGCAGGGGTCTCGAGCATCTGGATCTGAGTTGCTGCCTGCGGGTTAGGGACCATGCAAtcag GACAGTTGCTGAATATTGCCCCAAGCTGCAGTCCTTGAAGGTGAAACACTGCCGCCATGTAACCGAGTCCAGCCTGGAGCTTCTACGCAAGCGCAACGTGCTTGTGGACATCCCTCCGCCATCTGGGAGCCTTTCGCTCGTTGTGCACTCTGGCCCTTATGTCAATATTCAG CAGCGGCTAAAGATCTTCCTGGGAAAGAGCTTCCTGAATCAGAGTGGTCTTGCTCACCTCTGGATTTGA
- the fbxl15 gene encoding F-box/LRR-repeat protein 15 isoform X4 codes for MEDEVENTTCRLLTLPWEDVLVAHILSYLPLRQLVALQRVSKEFHTLIRLFFAKSTSLELVGPCVPKEAFCSLVKDNSGLLKLSLESCSSWLTDEELLPVISRNRRLLTVGLSDCVGLTRHSLGALSLTCLHLRHLAVARCEFVDGPSLRSLADHFGELRSLDLSGCSRLKDDSICYLAKKCVRLAFLSLAVNESITGEAVEEVAKNCRGLEHLDLSCCLRVRDHAIRTVAEYCPKLQSLKVKHCRHVTESSLELLRKRNVLVDIPPPSGSLSLVVHSGPYVNIQQRLKIFLGKSFLNQSGLAHLWI; via the exons ATGGAAGACGAGGTAGAAAACACAAC GTGTCGCCTTTTGACGTTACCATGGGAGGACGTACTGGTTGCACATATTTTATCCTATTTACCTTTGAGACAGCTTGTGGCCTTGCAAAGAGTGAGCAAGGAATTCCACACGCTCATTCGACTCTTCTTTGCCAAAAGCACGAGTCTTGAGCTA GTTGGACCTTGCGTTCCAAAGGAGGCCTTTTGCTCTCTGGTGAAGGACAACAGCGGTCTCCTCAAGCTGTCACTTGAGAGCTGCTCCTCCTGGCTGACGGACGAAGAGCTGCTCCCCGTGATCAGCCGGAACCGGCGTCTGCTGACAGTGGGCTTGAGCGACTGCGTGGGCCTTACCCGCCACTCACTGGGGGCCTTGTCTTTGACTTGCTTACACCTACGGCACCTCGCTGTGGCCCGCTGCGAATTCGTGGATGGCCCGTCCCTGCGCAGCCTGGCCGACCACTTCGGGGAGTTGCGCTCGCTCGACCTCAGCGGCTGCAGCCGGCTGAAGGATGACTCCATCTGCTACCTGGCCAAGAAGTGTGTGCGGTTAGCCTTTCTGTCTTTGGCTGTCAATGAAAGTATCACAGGTGAGGCAGTGGAGGAGGTCGCCAAAAACTGCAGGGGTCTCGAGCATCTGGATCTGAGTTGCTGCCTGCGGGTTAGGGACCATGCAAtcag GACAGTTGCTGAATATTGCCCCAAGCTGCAGTCCTTGAAGGTGAAACACTGCCGCCATGTAACCGAGTCCAGCCTGGAGCTTCTACGCAAGCGCAACGTGCTTGTGGACATCCCTCCGCCATCTGGGAGCCTTTCGCTCGTTGTGCACTCTGGCCCTTATGTCAATATTCAG CAGCGGCTAAAGATCTTCCTGGGAAAGAGCTTCCTGAATCAGAGTGGTCTTGCTCACCTCTGGATTTGA
- the fbxl15 gene encoding F-box/LRR-repeat protein 15 isoform X3: MEDEVENTTRCRLLTLPWEDVLVAHILSYLPLRQLVALQRVSKEFHTLIRLFFAKSTSLELVGPCVPKEAFCSLVKDNSGLLKLSLESCSSWLTDEELLPVISRNRRLLTVGLSDCVGLTRHSLGALSLTCLHLRHLAVARCEFVDGPSLRSLADHFGELRSLDLSGCSRLKDDSICYLAKKCVRLAFLSLAVNESITGEAVEEVAKNCRGLEHLDLSCCLRVRDHAIRTVAEYCPKLQSLKVKHCRHVTESSLELLRKRNVLVDIPPPSGSLSLVVHSGPYVNIQQRLKIFLGKSFLNQSGLAHLWI, encoded by the exons ATGGAAGACGAGGTAGAAAACACAAC CAGGTGTCGCCTTTTGACGTTACCATGGGAGGACGTACTGGTTGCACATATTTTATCCTATTTACCTTTGAGACAGCTTGTGGCCTTGCAAAGAGTGAGCAAGGAATTCCACACGCTCATTCGACTCTTCTTTGCCAAAAGCACGAGTCTTGAGCTA GTTGGACCTTGCGTTCCAAAGGAGGCCTTTTGCTCTCTGGTGAAGGACAACAGCGGTCTCCTCAAGCTGTCACTTGAGAGCTGCTCCTCCTGGCTGACGGACGAAGAGCTGCTCCCCGTGATCAGCCGGAACCGGCGTCTGCTGACAGTGGGCTTGAGCGACTGCGTGGGCCTTACCCGCCACTCACTGGGGGCCTTGTCTTTGACTTGCTTACACCTACGGCACCTCGCTGTGGCCCGCTGCGAATTCGTGGATGGCCCGTCCCTGCGCAGCCTGGCCGACCACTTCGGGGAGTTGCGCTCGCTCGACCTCAGCGGCTGCAGCCGGCTGAAGGATGACTCCATCTGCTACCTGGCCAAGAAGTGTGTGCGGTTAGCCTTTCTGTCTTTGGCTGTCAATGAAAGTATCACAGGTGAGGCAGTGGAGGAGGTCGCCAAAAACTGCAGGGGTCTCGAGCATCTGGATCTGAGTTGCTGCCTGCGGGTTAGGGACCATGCAAtcag GACAGTTGCTGAATATTGCCCCAAGCTGCAGTCCTTGAAGGTGAAACACTGCCGCCATGTAACCGAGTCCAGCCTGGAGCTTCTACGCAAGCGCAACGTGCTTGTGGACATCCCTCCGCCATCTGGGAGCCTTTCGCTCGTTGTGCACTCTGGCCCTTATGTCAATATTCAG CAGCGGCTAAAGATCTTCCTGGGAAAGAGCTTCCTGAATCAGAGTGGTCTTGCTCACCTCTGGATTTGA
- the fbxl15 gene encoding F-box/LRR-repeat protein 15 isoform X2, which translates to MFRRMRTVLLCAPATTGVRCRLLTLPWEDVLVAHILSYLPLRQLVALQRVSKEFHTLIRLFFAKSTSLELVGPCVPKEAFCSLVKDNSGLLKLSLESCSSWLTDEELLPVISRNRRLLTVGLSDCVGLTRHSLGALSLTCLHLRHLAVARCEFVDGPSLRSLADHFGELRSLDLSGCSRLKDDSICYLAKKCVRLAFLSLAVNESITGEAVEEVAKNCRGLEHLDLSCCLRVRDHAIRTVAEYCPKLQSLKVKHCRHVTESSLELLRKRNVLVDIPPPSGSLSLVVHSGPYVNIQQRLKIFLGKSFLNQSGLAHLWI; encoded by the exons ATGTTTAGAAGAATGAGAACTGTTTTGCTGTGTGCACCGGCGACAACTGGAGTCAG GTGTCGCCTTTTGACGTTACCATGGGAGGACGTACTGGTTGCACATATTTTATCCTATTTACCTTTGAGACAGCTTGTGGCCTTGCAAAGAGTGAGCAAGGAATTCCACACGCTCATTCGACTCTTCTTTGCCAAAAGCACGAGTCTTGAGCTA GTTGGACCTTGCGTTCCAAAGGAGGCCTTTTGCTCTCTGGTGAAGGACAACAGCGGTCTCCTCAAGCTGTCACTTGAGAGCTGCTCCTCCTGGCTGACGGACGAAGAGCTGCTCCCCGTGATCAGCCGGAACCGGCGTCTGCTGACAGTGGGCTTGAGCGACTGCGTGGGCCTTACCCGCCACTCACTGGGGGCCTTGTCTTTGACTTGCTTACACCTACGGCACCTCGCTGTGGCCCGCTGCGAATTCGTGGATGGCCCGTCCCTGCGCAGCCTGGCCGACCACTTCGGGGAGTTGCGCTCGCTCGACCTCAGCGGCTGCAGCCGGCTGAAGGATGACTCCATCTGCTACCTGGCCAAGAAGTGTGTGCGGTTAGCCTTTCTGTCTTTGGCTGTCAATGAAAGTATCACAGGTGAGGCAGTGGAGGAGGTCGCCAAAAACTGCAGGGGTCTCGAGCATCTGGATCTGAGTTGCTGCCTGCGGGTTAGGGACCATGCAAtcag GACAGTTGCTGAATATTGCCCCAAGCTGCAGTCCTTGAAGGTGAAACACTGCCGCCATGTAACCGAGTCCAGCCTGGAGCTTCTACGCAAGCGCAACGTGCTTGTGGACATCCCTCCGCCATCTGGGAGCCTTTCGCTCGTTGTGCACTCTGGCCCTTATGTCAATATTCAG CAGCGGCTAAAGATCTTCCTGGGAAAGAGCTTCCTGAATCAGAGTGGTCTTGCTCACCTCTGGATTTGA
- the tbx6 gene encoding T-box transcription factor TBX6 → MLGVDVYPGLALGPQRIGDRFYRDREPAAHMALFPSTCDRVSKPPPPARLLAPPPVLHGEPTAQAQKDDVKMDLENSSLWKQFSSVGTEMIITKKGRRMFPGMKLKVSGLNPSLRYILLLDIIPMDNSRYRFQGGGWQAVGGAEDRLPDRVFIHPDSPATGAHWQSRTVSFHYAKLTNNTLDTHGHIILHSLHRYQPRVHVIEARDMLSWGGGQHSFVFPETQFITVTAYQNSKITELKISSNPFAKGFREEGMNSKKQRDARQKRKLADMSESVPIGNCDPCDSTQHHPNITGADLQALALASLPADPSCRFQDTLVPEQPLDLDEAFMTSQIPDISEVTNTIIESSDSLSEAAFTTSFQATQTSSPSFVPLPQPSPFPSDPSEPPGDYPAVLSSSPTLSSTTSPSLQQTAFTFPTPPSSSSSPSYQANPELDTSFPPCQSQEQMSLLMQQDDNISTGRNSPAKQTSEAFIYPTNLTSIPEPQPALGAPPAPFAFPAPMQNLSFPSQALHLSNLAQQNQAASFSATFPHHSSSSLPFQTSSCFPSTPHPQNLNNMAPSYPSVELGGIPQFSPAGPYRSDVMLHHPSLLQQREPPLPIPPATPSIYPPFTSYPLRLHQDPHPSLSIPLRPLYRHQHPHTQGSFLDVNTGAVF, encoded by the exons ATGCTTGGAGTGGACGTGTACCCCGGTTTAGCTTTGGGCCCTCAGAGGATTGGAGACCGCTTCTATAGAG ATCGGGAGCCCGCCGCCCACATGGCGCTGTTCCCGTCGACGTGTGACCGGGTGTCCAAACCCCCGCCGCCCGCGAGGCTTTTGGCGCCCCCGCCTGTCCTCCACGGCGAGCCGACGGCCCAAGCGCAAAAAGACGACGTGAAGATGGACCTGGAGAACTCGTCCCTTTGGAAGCAGTTCAGCTCAGTGGGAACAGAGATGATCATCACCAAAAAGGGAAG ACGAATGTTTCCGGGTATGAAGTTGAAGGTGTCGGGCCTGAACCCATCTCTACGCTACATCCTCCTCCTGGACATCATCCCAATGGACAACTCCCGCTATCGCTTCCAAGGAGGTGGATGGCAGGCGGTGGGCGGGGCTGAAGACAGGCTGCCGGACCGCGTCTTCATCCACCCGGATTCCCCCGCCACTGGAGCTCACTGGCAGAGCCGCACCGTTTCCTTTCACTATGCCAAGCTCACCAACAACACACTGGACACGCATGGGCAT ATCATCCTCCACTCACTTCATCGCTACCAGCCAAGAGTGCACGTGATCGAGGCCCGGGACATGCTGAGTTGGGGCGGAGGGCAGCACTCCTTTGTCTTCCCCGAGACCCAGTTTATCACAGTCACTGCCTACCAGAACAGCAAG ATTACAGAGTTGAAGATCAGCTCCAACCCTTTTGCCAAAGGATTCCGGGAGGAAGGCATGAATAGCAAAAA acaaAGAGATGCGAGACAGAAGCGGAAATTAGCAGACATGTCGGAAAGTGTGCCGATAG GGAACTGCGATCCATGTGACTCCACTCAGCACCATCCCAACATAACCGGAGCAGACCTGCAGGCCCTCGCGTTGGCCTCTCTGCCCGCCGACCCCTCGTGTAGGTTCCAGGACACCCTCGTCCCGGAACAGCCTCTGGACCTCGACGAGGCCTTCATGACCTCCCAGATTCCAGACATAAGCGAGGTCACAAATACTATAATTGAAAG TTCTGACTCCCTGAGTGAGGCAGCCTTCACCACATCCTTCCAGGCAACCCAGACCAGCTCACCCTCTTTTGTTCCTCTCCCTCAGCCCTCCCCCTTCCCGTCCGACCCATCCGAACCTCCCGGTGACTACCCCGCCgtcctctcctcctcccccacccttTCCTCCACCACCTCGCCGTCTTTGCAGCAGACAGCCTTCACCTTCCCCACCCCAccgtcatcctcctcttcacCCTCCTATCAAGCCAACCCGGAGCTCGACACCTCTTTTCCTCCGTGTCAATCTCAGGAGCAAATGTCCCTTCTCATGCAACAAGATGACAACATTTCCACCGGCCGCAATTCACCCGCTAAGCAAACTTCGGAAGCCTTCATTTATCCGACTAATCTCACTTCAATTCCTGAGCCCCAGCCCGCTCTGGGTGCCCCCCCGGCACCCTTTGCTTTCCCAGCCCCCATGCAGAACCTGTCCTTCCCAAGTCAGGCTCTTCACCTCTCCAATCTGGCCCAGCAAAATCAAGCCGCGAGTTTTTCCGCCACCTTCCCCCACCACTCATCTTCCTCCCTGCCTTTCCAAACCTCCTCTTGCTTCCCCTCCACGCCTCACCCTCAAAACCTAAACAACATGGCCCCCTCGTACCCCTCGGTGGAGCTGGGTGGAATCCCCCAGTTCTCCCCTGCCGGCCCCTACCGCTCGGACGTGATGCTGCACCACCCCTCCCTGCTCCAGCAGCGGGAGCCACCCCTCCCCATCCCTCCCGCTACCCCAAGCATCTACCCACCCTTTACCTCCTACCCGCTCCGGCTCCACCAAGACCCTCACCCATCTCTCAGCATCCCTCTCCGACCACTATATAGACATCAGCATCCCCACACCCAAGGGTCCTTCTTGGATGTGAACACCGGGGCTGTGTTCTAA
- the prodh2 gene encoding hydroxyproline dehydrogenase, with product MMCTRLLSSRLYLLSTRLKSTASPRMVQAAVAADKPPRPLAVSLAFEDPSAFQVKSLRELFRALVVFRFCSFPMLVNNCNKLMSTARSILGRRVFATLMRSTVYAQFVAGENEKEISESMEKMSTLGLRPMLAVPIEEDLGGSTGEKRYNENMDAMLECVRMSHSNAWSKDPMMQLKVTALLSPELCVKLTKIISKQAYDLDLLVRAMDGEEVKFHGLEENEAAHFRCSLRRLNKIGEASVNKVRVLVDAEYTYMNPALSLVSMAMMKKFNKDSAWIWYTFQCYLKETRTHLLEAINQSQEGGFCLGVKLVRGAYMDKERKLAAKEGRPDPVQDTWEDTNDNYNSLLEVLLRLIAEEPTRYRIIVATHNEESVRRAAKCVEELGIDKSRGSVCFGQLLGMCDHVSLTLAKEGYAVYKSVPYGSVDDTLPYLVRRAQENQTVLKGIRKERDLLRQELRRRLNLGAR from the exons ATGATGTGCACTCGCCTGCTCTCCTCGCGCCTCTACCTGCTCTCCACCAGACTCAAGTCCACCGCCTCCCCGAGGATGGTGCAGGCCGCCGTGGCTGCGGATAAACCGCCGAGACCCCTGGCCGTCTCTTTAGCCTTCGAGGATCCCAGCGCGTTTCAGGTGAAAAGCCTGAGAGAGTTGTTCCGTGCCTTGGTTGTTTTCCGATTCTGCTCCTTCCCAATGCTGGTCAACAACTGCAACAAG CTGATGTCAACGGCCCGCAGCATTCTGGGAAGGCGCGTGTTCGCCACGCTGATGAGATCCACAGTATacgctcagtttgtggccggcGAGAACGAGAAGGAGATTTCCGAGTCCATGGAGAAGATGAGCACACTGGGACTGAGGCCCATGCTGGCGGTTCCCATCGAGGAGGACCTGGGAGGGAGCACGGG AGAGAAGAGATATAACGAGAATATGGATGCCATGTTGGAATGCGTACGAATGTCACACAGCAACGCTTGGAGCAAAGATCCCATGATGCAACTGAAGGTCACGGCCCTTCTCAGTCCTGAGCTATGT GTCAAACTCACCAAGATTATTTCGAAACAAGCATACGACTTGGACCTTCTTGTCAGGGCCATGGATGGCGAGGAGGTGAAATTCCACGGTTTGGAGGAAAACGAGGCGGCGCACTTCCGTTGCAGCTTGAGGAGACTCAACAAGATAGGCGAG GCTAGCGTGAACAAAGTGCGGGTGCTGGTCGATGCCGAGTACACCTACATGAACCCCGCCCTGTCTCTTGTTTCCATGGCAATGATGAAGAAGTTCAACAAAGACAGTGCCTGGATCTGGTACACATTCCAGTGTTACCTGAAG GAGACAAGGACACACCTCCTGGAGGCCATCAATCAGTCCCAGGAAGGAGGTTTCTGTTTGGGGGTCAAGCTGGTGCGAGGAGCCtacatggacaaagagaggaaGCTGGCGGCAAAGGAAGGTCGCCCGGATCCGGTTCAAGACACCTGGGAGGACACAAATGACAA TTATAACAGCTTACTGGAGGTTCTGCTAAGACTCATTGCCGAGGAGCCAACACGCTACAGGATCATCGTCGCCACGCACAACGAAGAGTCCGTGAGGCGGGCAGCCAAATG TGTTGAGGAACTAGGCATAGACAAATCAAGAGGCAGCGTGTGTTTCGGGCAGCTACTGGGGATGTGTGATCACGTTTCCCTCACGTTAG CCAAGGAGGGTTACGCCGTGTACAAGTCGGTCCCGTACGG